TGCAATCCTGTTGTCATTTCTGTCTTGCTCATGGGCAACAGCAGCAGTATCTATAGTACTGTATGTTAACTGGAAATTTACTTTTAAGTTTGCTAATGTTTGATAACCCCATATCAATCATTGCATTCCCAGCCTGATAAATtaacttgaaaataaatcaaatatcTGTAAAAGAAGATGAATGACAGAAGTCTCTTTAAACTTCTGCTCTTGTGCTTTGTGATGATGAATTAACTGCAAATATTTTGACAGTTTATGACCCTCAAAACCacataagaaaatttaaataaatcgtactttaaaataaatcatttaactttaaaagactTCTTATCTAAATCTAGTTTGTCACTACTGTAATTAAGGATTAAGCCTTCAAGAGCTTCtgctacaaaatattttagcttcatttctaacattttcttcGAACTAAAAGCACTTTGCTAATAACATATTACATGAAAGTTGCAGAAACGACACTACAACAATCAGCCCATCTCATTATAATGTTGGTGTACATTATTTAAAGCTTACTGTAGGTCGCCAAACTGATCTCTGGGGCTCACATTCATGGCCATCAGCAATCTGCCCAACCACCCTATCTTAGACAGGAAATTAACTGGCTAGGTTAGCCTTACAGGCAAACTAAATCCTAAATCACGAGGCAGACAGTAGGTGAAGTTATTTAACCAACCAGCCTAGCAGGAATCTTCAAAAGAGTGCAATTGCACATGTACTGTTAActtataaaataaagcataaaaccTACcactaaaatgtaaaacaaaaaaaaaaatatgaaaaagcaagcaagaaaatgtcagatttatttattctgacaaAAAGTGTTTCTCAAGCAAGTATTAAATGACAagaatattcatttattttcattccaaaaaaaatgaccaatggaaagaaatgaaaggcACTATCCATATAAACTGTATGTGATActcaagtttctttttttttatggcatCTGTTACTCTCAAATCGTgaatcagttttttaaaaaaagctatgTACCTCAGTTTTTGCACCATTTTATCAGTCCAGTTTATTTGTTGTATCTAGAAAAATGTTGTGACCGATTGTGTTGATCTAAATCAATCATGAGCTCTGCAGTATTTACTGAGCAGAAAGTTACTTAAAGGGACCCATCCAGTAAGCTAGCGCCTGGTAATCTAGGCAGGCTCCAGGGCCATAAATATGGAGTTTTAGCTACCTGCGAGTATCTGATCTACCCAGCCCAGGTAAGGCAAAAGGCTGAGTGAAAATGCTTCAGGAATATAAGCTGTGTAAAATTAAGAATATAGCTTTTCACGACTAAACACTTTAATGACCTGTGCATCTTCTCATAAAATGGCTTCCGcatgcacgcacccacacacacacacatgcaaacacacttttacaatgatgaataataattttcttcttcctctatCCCCTATAATATTTCAAGCTATAATTGCATAATTCTACAATATTGTTGATTTTTACTTATACCATCCTAAAACCTCAGTACAACATTATCTATCCGCAAGGCAATAACAGGGTTAGATTTGCTGGTGTTCTTGTGTTTGCAATATGTATAGCTGAGTGCAAACATATACGTGTTCACTACAGTCAAATCCTACTGTAATTTCAAAACTAAGCACTTCCCATTTCAAATTCAGTTCTATTAAAAACTTAAGCTAATGTGCATCAAAGGCTTATAAAAAAATTCGCTTTGCTTATAAAATGAACTACATGCAGCTTGTAATTATAATACGGATGTGTGCTATTTTCTTCAACATCAGTTCATAACAGTAATTCCTAACAATtccattaaattaaaaaaaacatgttttatacaTACATTTGGCAATTATTGACATTgccacataaaaataaattcctgACGGTTGCAACattaaaatttctaaaatagaAATTGTGCAAAACCAAAAACTATCCATCCATCCCACTATAGCTATTCttgctataaaaaaattttattatacCAGACCATATTTACTAAGcccattttatttacttaagaAAACACATTCCTTTTCTCcactttcaaaaaatataagaattttTGGAACGTAATTATTGAAAGTCTGTGTGATGCATCTGTCCATCCATCCAATCATGCACATATATACCTGTTCCTGAAATACAGAGTTTTTTTCCAAAGTGAAATAGTACAAAAGCCTATCATAAAACATTGCAATGTGCCTCTATATTATTCTTAAATTGACGCAATCATTGTATCTATTTATCATAATCCCTTTAAATttaaactattaatttttattaattaatttggTCAGTTATCATCGTCAGTCTCACAAGAACGTATGATGGATCGTTAGCTTGTAACACGCAGCCTTACAAACCTCTGGCTGCTGTCTGTTTACCTAGTAAATTTACACCACCCCCGCCACGCATCAACGCTAGCTCTTCAGTCAACAAGAAGTTGTCACTTCCTTTTACCTGAGATTCCCCAGCCTTTACTTTCACCcgtgaaaatgaaaagactttCCCTTTCACTGAAAAACGACATAAAAAATTTACTTTCGTCAACTTCTAGATTGCTGATGCTACTGAATTTATCCAAACGTGACAGTGCTTGCAATGTTACCTAGCCGCGTATGTCGATCAGAGCCTGATTTTTCGACACATAGACCTTTACGTCGTCGCGTGCGCACCCACTGACTGGGAACAGACGACACTCGCGCggtgataaatgttttgtttaccgcataaaacttcaagaaaacacaaacatgtgcacccagcaaagaaaaataaatgaatatggTTAAAGAAAACGCCTTACCTGTATTAGAAACTAACTTTTCTCCCGTCAACTGCGACGGCGTCGGTGGTTCGTCTGCTCCATATCCAAGGTAAACTGCCGACCAACGGCCCCACAGCGCGCACCACGCAGGTGCCTGTGACGTCGAGTCATGTGACCACAACAACATGGCGACCGCAGCAGAGTAGGAGTGAATGTAAGAGGTTTTACCATTTTGCATTTTATAGATATTTAAAGGCTTTTCTTCTACTACATTAAACGTTTATTGtcttaattatttcattttatgtttcagaaaataaagatttccaGCAAAGGACTGCCAGGAACGTTATTTTCAAGCCTGATTTTCTCGGTAGTCGGAAGCAGACGGTTTCTGCGTGTACTCAGAATTTGTTGTGTTCCACGCTCATTTCTCgtattttttattgtcttcattaCTTGATTGACCATTTTGTTATGTCATCTCAGGAAAATAGAAGAAGCATGGACAATATCGCTCTGTCAAGTGACAGTGATGCAGGTACATATGCTGgtaataatttatgaaaattaatATGCTTTCATTCTGACGTAATGTCGCTTTCTCCACTTACCCCTCCAGGATCATCTCACCAAAATTTCTCGTTTGGTTTTATAGACAGATGCAAAATCTGCGTCATTATTTATCCAGCAAATTTGATTAATTTAGCTTATGATgtactaactttttttttttaaattttattttcaactttcagCATGTCttaatgtgagagagagaatatgagtgtgtgtttacagTCCACACAGAAttcttaagtttttttatgtgtataataTTAATATCAAGACCTCCATAATGTGTCACAGTTATATTTCATATAGCCCTATATTCCAAAAGCACAAAAAGGTTCTGTTCTTCAACaacaaattattaattatgGCAGTAACCAGGGGatcttgtaaacaaacatttaggtataaaatatagaaaatatgtcAAGAGATCATGACAGCACTGGATCATGGTTATCAGTTCgatatttatacatgtttattctctttatgtggcgtgtgtgtgtgcctttgtGCATTCTCATGTGATAACCAAGGTGAAGATCATCATTATTCATTAACTGGTGTGGTGAGAACAACAATGTTTGATTACAGGAGAATGTAACCCAGCTCCAAGCCAGTCAACAGTTGACAAGGAGAATGTAAAGAACATGGCCTTCAGCAGTAGTACTATCAGTAAGTCCAtttgaaaaaatactgaaagcTATCAGATACATTAGCCATCCAAGTCCACATCAAATACAATCACCATCAAGGCCCACATCCACAAAGGCTACCTCCTACAATGAGTTGGCAACTGTGTATAGTGCCCATGAGGTACTTTGCAGAAGTTACAAATTatggaaataaaactttttaagtcTCCTATTGTGATGtcttaaaaattgtttccttCAGCAGTACCAATTTATTGCTATAGTGCTGCTTGGCAAAAGAACAAGACCTTTACACTCAAGAAAACATTAGCACTCACTGGAAATATCAGTATATGTATCCACACTGGTCTCCAGCATTTACAAGGAAAGTGGTGTGTTCAATGCACACACCACCCTGAGATGAATTTTGGGCATGTGACTGAATAAGACTGTTGTAGGCTGCCAGCAGTTGGTGCCTGTTGAGGGAAGGTTTTTCAGCCATGATGTAAATGGTTTTCTTCACCCATCTTTGGAACCACCAAGACTTTCAGTTTAGATGGAAACATTATCCAATGAGAAGATTTCTATTATTATGCAAACATTAATCCGCAGGCAAGGACTCCCATgttttttcagtctttgtttcagttttctcaCTGTTTTGTTAACATAAATTTGGTCACAGTCATGGCACTCAGTGTGGCAGAAAGTACCTGGCTTGTCCAGTTTTTAAGTCTTGTCTTTGGAGGCCATTAGTCTGTGGTGGATGGTGTTAGACGGTGACCCTGTTCTTACTGATCCTACAGAAATGGCTTCTGTTACACCTTTGGAATAGTGACACATCTACACCGCAGGGTCTCTGCTGAACAAGGGGTGGGGAGCAGTTTTAAGGTTCCCAGGTAAATGTTATACCTGTTTGGGGTAGCCTGAAATGCTGAGCTTTCCTTCAGGTGTTGGAAGTTCTCTTTCCACAGCGTATAGTGTTGCTTATTTACTAACCCATTTGGCTGTTTATCtcttgaaatgttttctcaTATATACTATGTACCTAGATGGAAGTGTTATTGAATAATATCTGTGATAAACTTTGTCTCTCAGGCCTTGACCCAGATTCCAACTTagatgacgatgaagagaaACAGCGACTCATTTCTCAAGTGCTGGAATTACAAAACACTCTTGATGGTAAGGCATCATTACCACCTGGATTTGTagttacaaaacaaaggtaAGTAGTTatcctggggcaacatgggaaactcaaggaaaagTGTCATTTCCAGAGTTAATAGGTGGTATCAGACCCCGCAAGTGTATTACCCCTGAAGGCATAGTTATAAAGCCATGGGTTACCCtaaggtaaagaaacatgaagtagtgtccgtGGGATCAAGGCATCATGTAGCTATGAAAACAAGATACATGTTTTATGTCTGGAGTTCCCAATTTTGTGCTGGGAAAATGGTTTACTTTCGACtcataactacagccccagAAGGAGGCAGTTTAGTTCTCTTCCAAAGTATTCAAAGTTTTGCAATGTAAACTTGATGCTGGTTTTTTTACCAGATTCAACTGAATTTTTAGCAGTTTAATTTATACCACTTTATGAAAGGGCATAAATTAAACTGCTAAAAATTCCAAAGATCTTGGAACAAGAgttagtaccaacagactggtaaactaggccacctggtcaagttaccgaagaaaagagacctctctcagtgcaacaGTTGGCGGGGAATCGTGCTGTtgtccatccccagtaaagtcctatcaaggataattctagagagactgaaccagaacaagcagggtttcgccaggatagatCGTGCACTGACCATATTGCCACCATCcatatcatcattgagcagtctatcgagtggcagtcctccctctaaataacttttgtggacttcgagaaggcatttgacagtgtagacagggaagtcatctggaggctgatgatccactatggcattccacctaagttcataaacattatccaagGGTGTACGAAGACTCgccctgccaagttattcacaatggcaaactcactcAACTTTTTGTAGTGAAGACCGGTGTAAGACCGAGCAGATGATGATATCAAAAGCCgcataaacaaagccaggcatgctttAAATAGCCcacaccccatctggaactcccgagcattatctttcagcagtaagacccgcatcttcaacaccaatgtgcaAGCAGTCCTAGTGTATGGTTGTGAAACCTGGATgttgacaaacaccatcaacaataaGCTCCAGACcattaccaaccgatgcctacgttatattctgggaataagatggcatgaaaagatatccaacagctgcctgtggaaaagaaccaaccagaatgccactagccaagatatcaaaaagcgcaaatggggctggataggacacaccccgcaaaccagctgacaccatggccaggcaggcacttgaccgGAACCCTCAGGgtagaggagagttgggagaccaaagcagacttggaaaagaacagtagagagcgaggcaaaggacattggaaccacctgggcccaactgaaggaggcggccctatgctcctcagaggagcaacaaggaataaactataaCTATGAAAGggcatttattaattttgtatttggggccctatgctccactgggggcgactaGGACCAAGAAGAAGAATTCAGTATTTACATAATTACATTGATTTTACAATATATTGTTTGATTTCAATTCAGTTTCAGTTTAACTGTATAAACCAGTCCAATCAGAAGCAAAATCAGTTTCTATAGAGCAGCATTCCTTCAAGTCTGCTTTCTGCTGAAGAAATAATAGGCacgacagaaataaaaaacaagcacCTTTAGTTTCAAGTTCTCATCCCAGATCAGATATTTTTGTAATCTATGGCTTAGTGGTGAAAATGATAATGTCGTATTAAGCTGACTTAAGTAATAAGGGAGATATGCTCATCTACAATGAGTTTTATGATTTAAGTGGATTTCATCCTGGGAttattttctcccttgtgtGTGCAATAACCTTTCTCACCTTTGGTCCCTGTTTTACAGgggataaaattaaaaatgaagcaGATTAAAATTTAGGGTCAAAACAGTTCTTTGagtttaaattattctttaaaaatttagttCCATGGATAATGTTTaagatacatatttttttatgtcaaactGTGCCATCACAAATAAGTTTATTAGTCATGTAAATATTTGATCTTATACTAAATGTTCCAAATTTTGCCAGATCTGTCCTCACGAGTAGATTCAGTTAAGGTTGAAAATCTTAAACTGAAGTCTGAGAACCAGGTGCTGGGCCAGTACATTGAAAATCTCATGGCTGCCAGCAGTGTCTTTCAATCAGCTACACCTAAGACCAAGAAGAAATAGAAACCCCAggtaattttcttttctattttgtaatatatatttggatttatcaaatttaaattttgttattcatatttttaaaataacagataCTTTTTATATGCCTGTTGATTTGTCCCAAAAATTATTCCATCTGAATTTACTATTTATCTGCCCTTTAAGTAAAGTAATCGACATGCATGGCATAAGTGTCGTGAAATCTTGAAATGCTCTTTTTAATCCCCCTTTCCCTGACTTATGGTTGACAGATGacagatcattttttttttctttgaagaaatcATCTTTCTTGCTCTTGTTGATTTATGCACCCTCAGAGCTTACGTACTATTCATGCAACAGTTGTTTTACTGTGGTGTTTCTTCTCTCCCagagatggaggaagaaatatataaatgtatagaATGACTTCATGCTATAAACTCATGTTAATTTTTTCAATTCTGTGAATTGTCTGAATCTTTGTGTGttaatttctgttgttttgtcatTCAGATGAAAGTGCTCACGGTGGAAGGTAAAAAGGACAGCAAAACCAAATCCTACTGCCTGTTCTTTGATCATATGACCATATGGAATTACAGCAGAAAGTA
This is a stretch of genomic DNA from Pomacea canaliculata isolate SZHN2017 linkage group LG3, ASM307304v1, whole genome shotgun sequence. It encodes these proteins:
- the LOC112560344 gene encoding short coiled-coil protein B-like isoform X2, which codes for MDNIALSSDSDAGECNPAPSQSTVDKENVKNMAFSSSTISLDPDSNLDDDEEKQRLISQVLELQNTLDDLSSRVDSVKVENLKLKSENQVLGQYIENLMAASSVFQSATPKTKKK
- the LOC112560344 gene encoding short coiled-coil protein B-like isoform X1 yields the protein MSSQENRRSMDNIALSSDSDAGECNPAPSQSTVDKENVKNMAFSSSTISLDPDSNLDDDEEKQRLISQVLELQNTLDDLSSRVDSVKVENLKLKSENQVLGQYIENLMAASSVFQSATPKTKKK